The genomic DNA ATCAGTATCTGTACGTCTCTCTGCATCTGTACTTCCCGTTCCGCCATCCGGCGACTGTCCTCCGTGATTCAGGCCAGGCCGCGAACCTCGGTCGCGGCCAGGGCCTTCCGTCCGATATCGGTCCGCATGTGGCTGCCGTCGAACGCGATGCGCCCGACGGCGTCGTACGCGCGGGCGATGGCCTGCGGATAGCTCGCGCCGCGGGCGACGACCGTGAGCACGCGGCCGCCGCTGGTGACGATACGGCCGCCCTGCAACGCCGTGCCGGCGTGCGCCACGTGCACGCCCGGCACCGCGGCGGCGTCATCGAGTCCCTCGATCGGCCGGCCGGTCTCGTAGGATCCGGGGTACCCGCCCGAGGCCATCACGACACCGACGTGGGGGTCCGAGGCGACACGCCAGCGGGCGTCGCCGAGATTCCCGCGCGCCGCCCCGAGCAGCACGGCCGCGAGGCCGCTTTCGACCATGGGAAGAATGACCTGCGCCTCCGGATCGCCGAAGCGCACGTTGAACTCGATCACCCGCGGGCCGGCCGCCGTCAGCATGAGTCCGACGTAGAGTACGCCGCGGTACTCGCGGCCCTCGCCCCGCAGACCGTCGATCGCCGGGCCGACGATGTCGCGCAGGACCCGCGTTTCGAGCTCGGAGTCGAAGAGCGGGCTGGGCCCGAACGCACCCATGCCGCCCGTGTTCGGCCCCGCGTCGCCGTCGAATACGCGCTTGTGATCCTGGGCCGCCGGCAGGGCCAGGCAACGCCGGCCGTCCGCGACGACGAAGAAGGAGACCTCCGGTCCCGACAGGCACTCCTCGACGACGACGGTCGCACCGGCCTCCCCGAAGCGTCGGGCCACCATCGCCTCGCGGACGGCGGCTTCCGCGGCGGCCCGATCCGCCGCCACCGTGACGCCCTTCCCGGCCGCGAGTCCGTCGGCCTTGACGACGACCGGAAACCCGAACCGGTCTCCGGCGACCGCAGCGAGCGCCTGCCGCTCGTCCGTGCAGACCTCGAACCGCGCCGTCGGAATCCCGCGGCGCGCCATGAACGCCTTGGCGAAGGCCTTGCTCGATTCGAGCGCCGCCGCCGCCCGCGTCGGCCCGAAGAGCAGGCGGCCCGCCTCGCCGAAGAGATCCGCCACCCCCTGCGCCAACGGCAGCTCGGGCCCGACGACGGTCAGGTCCGCGCCCTCGGACGCGGCGAGCGCGAGCAGCGCCCGCGGCTCGGAGACGTCCACCGGCGCCACGCGTACGGCGGCCTCCCGAGCGATGCCCGCGTTGCCGGGAGCGCAGACCACGCGGTCGACGGCGGTGTCCGCCGCCAGCGCCCTGACGAGCGCGTGCTCGCGAGCGCCCCCCCCGACAACCAGCACGTTCACGGGCGCAACTCCCTGTCATGACGAAGCCCGTTCGCGGCGCTTCGACCGGCCGCCGCTCCTCCCCTGGCGGCCGCGGTCCGCCGGTTGACGCCGGAGAAGCATTCAACCTATTCTGAGCGTTTGCGATCCGACGCGGTGAGCCTAGCATACGCGCCGGTCGCGCCAGACCGATCCGCGAGACATCCGGATCGACGGAGGGGGTGAATCGAACGTGGCAGAGGTCCGAGTCCAGGAAAACGAGTCGATCGAGAGCGCCCTCCGTCGTTTCAAGAGGAAGGTCCAGCAGGAAGACATCATCAAGGACATCAAGAAGCACTCCTTCTATCTGAAGCCGGGCGACAAGCGGCGCGCCAAGCAGGCGCTCGCCAGAAAACGCTCCCGGAAGAAGATGCGGCGGGACGCCGACTGACCGCCGCGGCGGCGCATGCGCGTCGTTGACACGGGCGAGGGCGCGTGTTAGGTTTTCGGGGCTTTCGGCGCAGTCAACAGCCTTCCCGGCAACAGCGGCCACCAGACTGAAGTGAGCCGTCCGGGCATCGCCAAACCGGGGAGTCGGGGGTAGTAGCAGCCATGCAGATCGAAGAGCGGCAGGTCGGCGACGTGATGATTCTGGACTTGGCGGGCAAGTTGACGATTGGGGAAGGCGACGAGCTGCTGAAGGACAAGATCAACAGCGTGA from Acidobacteriota bacterium includes the following:
- a CDS encoding 30S ribosomal protein S21, yielding MAEVRVQENESIESALRRFKRKVQQEDIIKDIKKHSFYLKPGDKRRAKQALARKRSRKKMRRDAD